One genomic region from Evansella sp. LMS18 encodes:
- the nusB gene encoding transcription antitermination factor NusB: MNRRVARIKAVQSLYQVEMTDVHPDEAIQAVLEEGEEKTPFLNDIVHGTLENLEEIDQLLEKALKNWNLSRLSRVDRAILRIAVYEMKWIEDIPVNVSINEAIDIAKGFTGEEEPGRFVNGVLSNVAASLTEDK, from the coding sequence ATGAATCGAAGAGTCGCACGCATTAAAGCAGTTCAGTCACTTTATCAGGTTGAAATGACAGATGTACACCCTGATGAAGCAATTCAGGCCGTACTGGAAGAGGGAGAAGAAAAAACACCTTTTCTGAACGATATCGTGCACGGAACCCTGGAGAATCTGGAAGAAATAGATCAGCTGCTTGAAAAAGCGCTGAAAAACTGGAACCTGTCCCGTCTTTCAAGAGTAGACAGAGCTATATTACGCATCGCTGTGTATGAAATGAAATGGATCGAGGATATCCCTGTTAATGTAAGTATTAATGAAGCCATTGATATCGCGAAAGGGTTTACCGGGGAAGAAGAGCCAGGACGTTTTGTTAATGGCGTGC